A genomic stretch from Colwellia sp. Arc7-635 includes:
- a CDS encoding MBL fold metallo-hydrolase has translation MKKLLSLVFTVLLSSCTSQPHEKTNAPFDGVKFDNIEPFVDKSLLDLLKWQMGSMSESTPWPDEIDSKQFKPSTQRSVKPVITVINHASVLIQVDNLNILTDPQYSLRASPVQFAGPKRVVKPGIAFDDLPAIDIVLISHNHYDHLDLDTLKRLNDRDAPKFVAGLKTKSFLEDNGIKTAVDLDWWQSITANKTKITFVPSQHWSARGIFDKREMLWGGFYIENAYKIYFAGDTGYGKFFKIIKEKLGAPDLSLLPIGAYEPRWFMKDAHLNPKDSLQAFKDLDSKKMIGIHFGTFKLTDEGYNDPVVTLQKEIKKLNLDLLKVIIPTFGKPYLI, from the coding sequence ATGAAAAAGTTATTATCGTTAGTATTTACCGTTTTACTCTCCTCTTGCACATCTCAACCTCATGAAAAGACTAATGCTCCTTTTGATGGTGTTAAATTTGATAACATTGAGCCCTTTGTCGATAAAAGTCTACTTGATTTGCTGAAGTGGCAAATGGGGAGTATGAGTGAATCTACTCCTTGGCCAGACGAAATTGACTCTAAGCAATTTAAGCCTTCTACCCAAAGATCAGTCAAGCCAGTTATTACTGTAATCAACCATGCATCAGTGCTTATTCAGGTTGATAATTTAAATATATTAACAGATCCTCAATATTCACTCAGAGCTTCACCGGTTCAGTTTGCTGGACCCAAGAGAGTTGTTAAGCCTGGCATTGCCTTTGATGATCTGCCAGCAATTGACATTGTTCTTATATCTCATAATCATTATGACCATTTAGATCTTGATACGCTCAAGCGCTTAAACGATAGAGATGCCCCAAAATTCGTTGCGGGGTTGAAAACGAAGTCATTTTTAGAAGATAACGGAATTAAAACGGCTGTCGATCTGGATTGGTGGCAAAGTATAACCGCGAATAAAACTAAGATTACTTTTGTTCCCTCACAACACTGGTCGGCTAGAGGTATATTTGATAAAAGAGAAATGCTTTGGGGTGGTTTCTATATCGAAAATGCTTATAAAATCTACTTTGCTGGGGATACCGGATATGGGAAGTTTTTTAAAATAATTAAAGAGAAGCTTGGTGCACCCGACCTTTCTTTGCTCCCAATTGGTGCTTATGAGCCTAGATGGTTCATGAAAGACGCCCACCTTAATCCAAAGGATTCTCTACAAGCATTTAAAGACCTAGACAGTAAAAAGATGATCGGGATTCATTTTGGGACTTTCAAGTTAACTGATGAGGGATACAATGATCCGGTTGTGACGCTTCAAAAAGAAATTAAGAAATTAAACTTGGATCTTCTAAAAGTCATTATTCCTACGTTTGGAAAGCCTTATTTAATTTAG
- the yddG gene encoding aromatic amino acid DMT transporter YddG, translating to MPFLYAFASKNKYTLYGVFAIFLWSTITAFIRDLSELFSPIGGAAMMYTVSAIFLMTVMGIPKIKSYPKRYLMIGGGLFVAYEICLALSLGMANSRHQAMEMAIINYLWPALTILLSVLISAKKVNILVYPSILLAFTGVAWCIAGEQGISLDILLSNISDNPLTYFMAFSAAIIWAIYCVVTQRISNGKNATTLFFSATATALWVQYFFSNEPSLDFTLSSTLTLLLAGIVIGAGYALWNQAMIGGDIILLGTLSYFTPVFSTLFASLYLSISLTGSFWQGVALVTLGSLICFLVTRRKN from the coding sequence ATGCCTTTTCTTTATGCTTTCGCCAGTAAAAATAAGTACACACTGTATGGTGTTTTCGCCATTTTTTTGTGGAGCACTATAACTGCTTTTATTCGCGATTTGTCTGAATTATTTAGTCCTATCGGCGGTGCAGCTATGATGTACACCGTTAGCGCTATATTTTTAATGACAGTGATGGGCATACCTAAAATAAAGAGTTATCCAAAGCGTTATTTAATGATCGGTGGTGGCTTATTTGTTGCCTATGAAATTTGCTTAGCGCTTTCTTTAGGCATGGCGAACAGTCGACATCAAGCGATGGAAATGGCGATTATTAATTATTTATGGCCGGCATTAACTATTCTGTTGAGCGTGCTAATAAGCGCTAAAAAAGTCAACATTTTAGTTTACCCAAGTATATTGTTAGCCTTTACAGGCGTGGCTTGGTGTATTGCTGGCGAGCAAGGTATTTCATTAGATATTTTACTGAGCAACATCTCTGACAATCCTTTAACGTATTTTATGGCTTTTTCTGCGGCAATAATTTGGGCCATTTATTGTGTCGTGACACAAAGAATTAGCAATGGAAAAAACGCAACAACACTTTTTTTTAGCGCCACGGCTACCGCGTTGTGGGTGCAGTACTTTTTTAGTAACGAGCCTAGCTTAGATTTCACTTTATCCTCAACGTTAACATTATTACTTGCCGGTATTGTGATTGGCGCAGGTTATGCGCTGTGGAATCAAGCGATGATCGGTGGAGATATTATTCTATTAGGTACGCTGTCTTATTTTACACCTGTATTTTCTACGCTTTTTGCTTCGTTATATTTATCTATTTCACTCACTGGATCATTTTGGCAGGGCGTTGCACTAGTCACTTTAGGCTCGTTGATATGCTTTTTAGTCACCAGAAGGAAAAATTAG
- a CDS encoding DNA-J related domain-containing protein, producing the protein MVNPLIIPILEHLRSQNSSCSLIDLVNLCQPDFLELIEPNADVQIVIFQKNFFVMNALYQIQGDIQSEGFLLIIFPMEISLVPNYVSANVDSDKDEDKNALTTRDSALADYYLDWSNLSSITIEEIEGLFANFWQRFSAVDKVDAALSTLGITQEADWLKIREAYQKKIITNHPDKGGSAEDFIEVRKAYEILSCRYRATQA; encoded by the coding sequence ATGGTCAACCCATTGATTATTCCAATATTAGAGCATTTAAGATCGCAGAACAGTTCTTGCTCGTTAATTGATTTGGTCAACCTTTGTCAGCCAGACTTTCTTGAGTTGATAGAGCCAAATGCTGATGTGCAAATTGTTATTTTCCAAAAGAACTTTTTTGTGATGAATGCCTTGTATCAAATTCAAGGTGATATTCAAAGCGAGGGTTTTTTACTTATCATTTTTCCTATGGAAATATCGTTGGTGCCAAATTATGTTAGCGCTAATGTTGACAGTGATAAGGATGAGGATAAAAATGCTTTAACTACACGTGATAGTGCTTTAGCTGACTACTATCTAGACTGGTCTAATTTAAGTAGCATTACGATTGAAGAAATTGAAGGACTGTTTGCTAACTTTTGGCAAAGATTTAGCGCTGTTGATAAAGTGGATGCTGCACTGTCAACGCTAGGCATTACCCAAGAGGCAGATTGGCTTAAGATACGTGAAGCTTATCAAAAGAAGATTATTACTAACCATCCTGATAAAGGGGGTAGTGCAGAAGACTTCATCGAGGTTCGTAAAGCTTATGAAATTTTGAGTTGCCGTTATCGTGCAACTCAAGCTTAA